Within the Terriglobia bacterium genome, the region CGGAAACTTGCCTGCAATTGTGCACGCACATGAAGTGGCTCTGCTGTGGGGTCCGGAACTGCCGCCATAACAGTGGAACTGAGGAGCGGGGACGCGATCACTGGATGAGGCGGCGGCCGCTGCGCCCATAACAGGCTCGTTGAAGCTACTAACGAACCGAGACCCACAATCGAAAACAGTCGCGAGGGTACACGAAGCTGGTGTCGCATGGGATTCCCTTGCCTCTCGTGCAAAGGCTAAGAATGCCAATGAACGCGGCATGGTGAACCTTTACGGTGAATCTATACTGACCGGTCGGCAAGGCTTTGTCAGGTCAAGATTGCACAGGTTTGCATTTAAGATGTCATGATATGTGTCGGCAAAGAGTTGAAACGCAGCACCGCACGTCGTGCATCGGCACCCGTGTATCACAAACCGCGTTACGAGGCGGACTGTATCCAATCCTGAATTAAGATCCTGCTCAATATTCTCATTTGACACTGTTCCGTGGGCCTGCTCACGTCTGCTAACTGTGGAAGATGCTGGCCGCAAATGAGCAATCCTGCACAGCCGCGCTCCTTTCTCCTGTAGGCACCAAGGAACTGACCATCTCCCTGGCACAGGCGCAGCGAGTGGTTTCATAAACTCCGCACCGGTACGCGCTGACAACTGTCGCTACGGTCATCACCTTCGGCCGCAAACGTTGTGCATTTGCGTTCCGTTCTGTTTGTAGACCGTGATCGCTGACACCCCAGTCAGGATACTAAAGGACGAATCTGATGGAAGCGTTAACGTGAACGTGGCTTGAGATCCGTTTGCACTGTAATTCGATACAGTACCGTGGAAGCCTTGCTGTTCCAGCAAAACCTGGCTTGCATTGATGGTGCCGAACGAAGTGCCGCCTCCCATCATGCCGCCACCTCCCATCATTCCGCCACCGCTTACGACGTCGATCTTCTGACCTTTGGCGATGCTGGAATCGTCGAACGTCGGGGTGAACGGCAGGTTTGCCAAGTCAACGCCATCGGAATCCGCCGAATACGGGGTACTGCTGGACACGTTCACGGTGATGGTGCCTGAGATCGCCGATGCAACGACTGGGCTATGGGATCGAGATGATAGGTGCGCTCGGCAACACGGATCAGTTCGGCTTTGATTGGCAGCGCCAGTAACATTATGTGGGTCCCGTCTTCAGCTATTCCGTCTCGAAGCATTGGACCGTTCAGGTCGAGCCGGCATTCGGACTCTCGGACGTAAGCGACCCATTTGTGTTGCGCCGGTCGAAAGTTGGCTCTCTCTCGCTTGCGCACGTTTTGTAATTCTTAAGGATGAAGGATTGTCGAGACGGACAGAGAAGCTCCTAGCGCACCTTGAACTTCCCTTCGGTGCTTCCCTGCTTTATCCAGTTTTCGTCAAACTCCACGAATTTGATCGTCTGGCGACGATAGGTATAAGCGACGCCAATCTTCCCGTTGGGCATCTGCATGATGGAAGGGTACGAGTACTCTTCCCGGCCAGGATGATCGCTCAAACCGGAGAACTGTTTCGCGAAGTCCGGGTCATGTGTCTCCAAATCGCGAACTGCGGACCATGTGTTTCCACCATCCTCAGACAACGCAACTGAAAGCGGTACTCGTGGTCCGGTGCGCGGCTTGCCTTTCTCGTCGCTAACGTTGACGTTGTTGAAGGCGATCGCAAGGTGTCCGTTCCTGAGCTTCGTAACCTGGATGGAAGCGTTATTGTTGGGTAAAACTGTCGGCTTGGGGGCCGTCCATTTGCAGCCATCATCCGAAGTGCTTTTGTACACGAAATCGGCATAGCGGCTCCGAAAGAACGCAATATAGTGGTGGTCTACGACGACCACGCTCGGTTGGACCAAGCCCAGTGACTCGGGGATCTCACATTCCTCCCATGTCTTGCCGGCATCCGTTGAAATCTCGGTTACTGAATAATTCGTCTCTGCCCCCTTAGTGATACCGTGACTGGGCGTGTAGTACATGGGAAGAATCCATTTATCTTTGCTGACGATTACGAGTGGCTGCCGAGTAAAAGCGCCGGCTTTGTCGAATAGAACCTTAGGACTCGTCCATGTTTTCCCGTTGTTGTCTGACGTAACGTAGAGCACATGCGCGTTCGCCTGGCCTGCGTTGGCATCCTGTTCGGTGTGAAATATCCATATGTGTCCATCGGGAGCCTGGAACGGCACGGGATTCTGATATGACTTCCCCGGCTGATGATCGACCACGATGGGCTTAGTCCACTGGTGG harbors:
- a CDS encoding sialidase family protein; this encodes MPMLFPSSHAANLVTLKNGDVLCAWFSGTQEGQSDVAIVVSRLPHGSHQWTKPIVVDHQPGKSYQNPVPFQAPDGHIWIFHTEQDANAGQANAHVLYVTSDNNGKTWTSPKVLFDKAGAFTRQPLVIVSKDKWILPMYYTPSHGITKGAETNYSVTEISTDAGKTWEECEIPESLGLVQPSVVVVDHHYIAFFRSRYADFVYKSTSDDGCKWTAPKPTVLPNNNASIQVTKLRNGHLAIAFNNVNVSDEKGKPRTGPRVPLSVALSEDGGNTWSAVRDLETHDPDFAKQFSGLSDHPGREEYSYPSIMQMPNGKIGVAYTYRRQTIKFVEFDENWIKQGSTEGKFKVR